Proteins from a genomic interval of Rattus norvegicus strain BN/NHsdMcwi chromosome 2, GRCr8, whole genome shotgun sequence:
- the Sec22b gene encoding vesicle-trafficking protein SEC22b: MVLLTMIARVADGLPLAASMQEDEQSGRDLQQYQSQAKQLFRKLNEQSPTRCTLEAGAMTFHYIIEQGVCYLVLCEAAFPKKLAFAYLEDLHSEFDEQHGKKVPTVSRPYSFIEFDTFIQKTKKLYIDSRARRNLGSINTELQDVQRIMVANIEEVLQRGEALSALDSKANNLSSLSKKYRQDAKYLNMRSTYAKLAAVAVFFIMLIVYVRFWWL, from the exons ATGGTGCTGCTGACGATGATCGCCCGCGTAGCGGACGGGCTTCCTCTGGCCGCCTCGATGCAGGAGGACGAGCAG TCAGGCCGGGACCTTCAGCAGTATCAGAGTCAGGCTAAGCAACTCTTTCGAAAGTTGAATGAACAGTCCCCTACCAGATGTACCTTGGAAGCAGGAGCCATGACTTTTCA CTACATTATTGAGCAGGGGGTGTGTTACTTGGTTTTGTGTGAAGCTGCCTTCCCTAAGAAGTTGGCCTTTGCCTACCTAGAAGACTTGCACTCGGAATTTGACGAGCAGCATGGGAAGAAGGTGCCCACTGTGTCTAGGCCCTATTCCTTCATCGAGTTTG ACACCTTCATTCAGAAGACCAAGAAACTCTACATTGATAGCCGTGCTCGGAGAAATCTCGGCTCCATCAACACCGAATTGCAAGATGTGCAGAGGATCATGGTGGCGAATATTGAAGAAGTCCTACAGCGGGGAGAAGCACTCTCAG CATTGGATTCGAAGGCTAACAATTTGTCCAGTCTATCTAAGAAATACCGCCAGGATGCGAAGTACCTGAACATGCGTTCCACCTACGCCAAGCTTGCAGCAGTAGCCGTGTTCTTCATCATGCTGATAGTGTATGTGCGGTTTTGGTGGCTGTGA